GATTGCGCAATGTTGGAAATAATTCTGGAGCGAATGAAGAATTCGTTTAGTGATCTTGATAGCCTTCGAATTGTAGAGTCTATGCAACAAGATCTTGAAAAGATAAGAGACAGGCACGAAATAGAGTATTCGAAGATATAAAGCTAAATATAAAAGAGAATCAACAGATATTACCTTGACGTCCAGCAGGACGTTTTTTTTTGTGGTTAAGAGAAATAAGGATGAGGGAAGGGAGAGGGTCTGATTATCAAGAAGCACAACAAAAATATGTCTAAACTATAGATACTAATCACTTCATTAATATGTCTTCACTGGGGAATGTACGTTCTGTATAATGAGGATGAGTGGAGTGATTGTTGTGTGATAGATAAACAATCTTTAGTATCAACAACTTTCTTTGCACTTGTTCCATTGGTCGATATAGAGAGGATGATTGTTAAATGAAGGTAAATGGAGAAATAAAAGACCGTGGCCGAATTAAATGGACAGCATTGATGTTGCCGGAGCATTTGACAGAATTGAGGGACTGGTACGCCGAAGATGCACATACCGAACAGCCGGAACTGACAGAGTGGAATCTAGCAGCAATCCAAGATGAAATCGAAATAGCATATAAACGAAAATGCGAAACGTTGATAAAGACTTGGCGAGACAACCGAATTGTTGAATACCAGGGTATTGTTGAAACAATCGACCTATATAATAAATCTATCTTGCTGGCTGACTCTATTGGTGATTTCAGACTCTCAATCGAACATATCATTTCAGCGCAATGCATCGACTGACCACTCTTTGAAGTGGTCTTTTGTATTGTAGTAATGGGAAGTATTTGTTATAAGTTACAATAATTTGTTAGTAGCGTTGATATAAATCAGTACTTTCTGTATTATTAATGATATCCGGGTATTTGAAATTAATGACAGCTGTTATCCCATGGAGGAGAGTTATTTTACGGTTAAAGCAATAAATTGGTTAATAATTATAGTCATAGTCATCTAAATGGAAATGCTGGTTACTCTGATGATGACTCGGTAACTGAAATTTCCGTACAGATACCACATTGGCAAGCCGCTGGGGACTTGGCATTTCGCCATCCGCCCATTTTTTCTGACTACCCTAACAATACCCCTACAAATCGCTTCATTTGTATAGAAAAATGTCCACATGCATATTCCTGAAGTGCGTTCAGCCATACCCAGGATATTGCTTCTTTATCAACAAACCTACGGAGTGAAGTTACCGAAGAATTCAGGTCGTGAATCTAGCCAATTTGATGGAAAAGGCACGTTGTTTTTTCAGGGAGGAAGATAAGTTGGTGACAGGTAAAATTCGCGTAATTGATATTCTAACAGATCAAGAATTGATGGAAATCGAGGAATGCGAAGCTAATATCATTATGGCTAGATCACCTTTCGAGATTAGAAAGAACAGAGAGCGTGCACTAGAATTATTAGCAAGGGCGAGAGCGCGATATGCAGCAAAACATATTACAGTTGTTTCTTCTTCAACCACTCCATTCAACCATAAAGAGAAAGGTAATCCTAACTACTAATAAAAATGTAATAATCTTGTTGACCTGTAAACCAACAAGATTTTTCGACTGATTAAATGCTCAAGGACTATATAATAAATACGTTATAATCTAATCTCCAAGGGACTAATTACATGTGGAGAAGGAAATGCCAAATAATCAAAAGGGGGGGCTCCAAGTGGCAGAATTAAATTGTATTGAAAAAATGAGGTTGGAAAAATTACTTGAAATGGGATCAGGATATGTCCTTAACTTTTCCGATAGAACGTTCAGTGACTTTGTATGGGAAACGGTTGGAAAGGATATATATGAGCAACAATACGCCTTTAATGGGAATTCTAAGGCAAAACGCTTACGTGCTTTCTGGGAAATTGAATCAAATTATACTGTGTCAATTTTATTGAAAGCCCTGATTGAATATTGGAGAGAAATACAAAGAGAAGACATAACTATTGAAGATGCCACTTGGACACTAAGAGATGATTGTTGGAAAATAGCAGTGAATTTAGGTGAAGATGGAGTTTCCGAACATGTTGACCATTTAGTTGCAGTCGCCGCTGAAGAAATGGATTTTACCTTACTAGCAAAAACGATTCGTGACAGCATCGAGAAAAATGAACCAGGGATAGCGTTGGACCGTCTACATACATACGTTGTCAAATATTTGCGGAAGCTTTGTCAAAAGCACGGAATCGCCACAGGAAAAGATAAACCGCTTCATAGTATATTCGGGGAATATATCAAGCTTATTGATGAGCAAGGTCATATCGAAACAGAGATGACGCGGAGGATATTAAAAACGTCCATTTCACTTTTGGATGCTTTTAATCCTGTCAGGAACGATAAAACATTTGCCCATGACAATCCATTGCTGAACTATGACGAGAGCATGCTGATTTTTAAAAACATCTCTGCCCTCATTTTGTTTGTGGAATCGATTGAAAAAGAAATGAATGAACAATCTAAATATGATTTGCCGTTTTAATAGCTACGAAGCAGCACGGGATGAAAAAGAAACTGTAGATCTATTGTTTATTATTGGAGTGGCCCGGTTAACTGTTGGTTGACTACTAATAGTTTTACAACATTTAGGGACTGGCTTATTTCGAACGTTAGGGGGAGCTTATGAAGGACTTTATCGATTACTATGAAGTTTTGGGCGTTTCCCCGCGTGCTAGCACAGAGTTGATAAAAAAAGCATATAGAATTGCCGCAAAGCAATCACACCCCGATACAGGTGGCTCTGAGTCCGATTTTATTATTTTGCAAACAGCTTATGAAACGCTTATAGATGATACCTTGAGAGGTAGGTATGATGAAATTTATAAGGTAGCTCATTCAAAAGAAGATAGGGAAGACATTAATCGCGAACAACAAGATTCTGGCAAGCAATATCAATCAGATAAATCTGGAACCAAATCAGCAGCAGATATGCATGCCGAATCTGAACCTCATGCTAAAATCAGAAAACCTATTTGGAAGTACGTTGCCAGTGGTTTTGTTTTACTGACTATTATCGCTAAAATTTACAGCAATGTGTCGGACCCGGACGCTAATGATCAGATGCCTACTTACAATTATGAGTTATGGAATTACCACCAAGTTATAGATGATGAAAAGTCAAAGACAAACAAAGATGAAAATACCTTTCTTATAGAGAATAGCAAGGACATTAATCAAACAGGGAATACTAAAGAAAAAGCACTGAACAATTTGAGTGAAGAATACTCCCATGGACCGTATTCTTTTTATGTGTCAGATTTCTACCGAATTGAACAGGAACAGGCGTTAGGGGCAAAAGTATGGGAAATCGGTTCAGACATTGAGATTTTGGAATTTGCAAAACAGGAGTTTCAAGTCTGGGATGACAAATTAAACGAGATTTATCAGATCCTGCGTGAACAGTTACCGCAAAATGTTTTTAACTCCTTACGTGAATCGCAGCGTCAGTGGATTGTGACACGTGATAAAATCGCAGAAGAAGCTGCTTTTGATTTTAAAGGAGGAAGCTGGGAGCATGCTGTTTATGATACATCACGTGCTGAAGAAACACGTAAACGTTGTTATTGGCTTGTTACAAACTACTTGGTTGATGAATAATACTTCATTAGGTAAAAATGTTTTTTTATTTATTAACGATAAATGAGATTTTCCTGAAAGGGTTCTAGCCAATTAGTGAAAATTATGAGCTTGATTCCTTACAAATTAAACTGAGGAATTAGGCTTTTTTATTATTCGAAAGATCCTAATAATCATCCAATCAATTACGCACTTCCAATAGAAATAATAGGTTACGATATTACTCCCTTATCGTAACCTATATGATAAAATAGAGTATAAGGAATCTAGTCAAATTACTTCGCAGGGGAGTGATTCAATGGAACGAAGTGGGAATGTTGTGTATGCGAGAGACTTTGAAAATCGAAAACGTCATGCAGAGCAGGAACAAAAAATTTTTGAAATTGAAAATCATATCCCGGATGGATACCAAAGTGACATTCGTATGTACCAGAAATATTGTGAAGAAACACATCAGGGAGAAACTCCTCAATCCTTTCTCGACTACTTGTTCATTTCTGTCACCGAGGAAGCTGTGAAGAAGAATACGTGGGAAAAACGGGTTGTTGCCTTACGGAAATACTTCACCATTGAGCATGGCATCCAGTTTGATGAAACCGTTCAATCTAAAATCGCCATCACTCGGAAATTGTACCGGGAGGAAGGGCGTGAACGTCTGGTGCGGGAAACCGGGAAGACTCCGGTCGATATTGAAGAATTGCTTCACGTCATTGACCGACTCGACACAAGGGCAAAGGCGATCTGCCTGGTCAACCTTGACACGGCGAACAGACCAAATGAAATGGTGAATCTTCAAGTTCAGGATTTTTATTTGGATGGACGATATGTGAGTGTTCACCTGCGAAAACAAGAAAAGTGGCATAACAAGCGTTTGCAGCCGAGTACAGTTGAGGCAATCCAGGCATATATTAACGAATACGGATTGCAGCCTTACGATCATTTCGTGGGGAGCCGGAGAAAAGACGGGAAATTTGAAGGTGTGAAAATCTCCGAAACTGCCTACCGCAAGCAGTTGAGGAAATGGACGGGTTACACACCTTATAATTTCAGAAAAACGTTGGTCGCCTTCATGCACTCGTCAGGGGCTGACTTGTCTACAATTGCTAAACAGACTGGGCATCAATCGCTTGAAACATTGGACAAGCATTATCTAACAGTATCAGACACGACAGTGGACAAATTCATGCGTTATAAAAAGTAATTAATAAAAGTGGAAGATGAAACGATTCTGGACGCTAGGCTGCTACCTCGGTAAAGACGGGGGAAGGCAATTCTCGGCTAAATTCGTGTCTAATAGGATGGCTGGTGGAAAAGTTTCAGGTGGTTTACTTCAAAAAATAAACAATGATGAAAAAGCGGGATTTAAAGAGATGAAATGTTTATTCAGGACAATTAAGAGTTTAACTTATTTTTCGAAAAATGGTATCATAACTCAAAAAAAATAGCAATAAACAAGGGGAGGAATAAGAATGGGGAAAAAACAAAGGGGACGGTGGAGTACGAAAGTAAATGTTCTAAAGCAAGATAGAATAATTTTTGATGAAGAAGGTTATGATGTAGGTTTTCATGATAGCAGATATCACTTAGGTAAATATACCGTTAAGGGTTTTGGTGAGCAATTTTATAAGGATTATGAACAAGGTTATAAAGATGCCTATGGAAAGTTTGATTCAAAAGGCTATGAAAAGGGTCTTGATGAGTATTTTGGAAACATCGATAAAAAACAAGATTTAAATAGCAGAAGTAAAAATAAAGGCTGTTTGGCATTTATTTTTTCATTAGGTGGAGTTGTAGGTTTAATCAATCTATGTATGAAGGTATTATAAGGCCAAATCAATACCAGTAGACTCCAAAACGTACCATCATCCACTATTTATCTTTATCGAAACACCCAGATATATACAAGTAACGGCTTCGGTTGATGGGGAGAAAAGTGCAATTAACAACGTAAATAACAGGTTAATCAGCATATATTTCAACAGTGAAATAACCATAAAAAAACAAGTAAAAGCGCTCAGAAATGAAGTGACCCCAAAAAGTTGGACATTGTATTAATTTAAGCTGCGCGTTGGGCAAGAGTCCGGTATTGTACAGGACTCTTGCCTTTTAATTTTGACTTGATACGTTTGTTATTATAGTAATTCATATATTCTTCAAGTTCTTTTTTAAAATGATCAACACTTTCAAATTCATTTAAATATAGAAATTCAGACTTCATGATCCCAAAGAAGTTCTCAATCACAGCGTTGTCATAACAGTTTCCCTTACGGGACATACTCTGTATTATGCCGTGTTCTTTTAAGGCATGGCGATACTGTTTCATTTGGTAATGCCATCCCTGGTCTGAATGAAGAATAAGTTCATCCTCATCCTTCAATCGCTCAAAAGACTTCTCTAACATATCTGATACTAGTGAGTAAGTTGGCCTGGAACCTAGAGTGTATGTGATGATTTCACCATTAAATAAATCAAGAATAGGAGATAGATAGAGCTTCTCTCCGAATAACTTGAACTCTGTAATATCTGTTACCCATTTTTGATTTGGCTTTTCGGCATTGAAATCACGATCTAACACATTTGGCGCTATCTTCCCAACCTGCCCTTTATACGAACGATATTTCTTCATACGGACAACACATTTCAAGCCTAATTCCTTCATTATTCGCTGCACTTTTTTATGATTCACTTTATATCCTTTGTTTTCTAACTCGTCCTTGATACGACGATAGCCGTAACGGCCTTTGTGTTCATGATATATTGACTGAATCATTACCTTTAACTCCGCATCCTTGTCTGGACGATTAAATTGATCAATCCAGTAATAGTAGGTGCTACGGGGTATACCAGCCAACTTTATAAGTGCTTTAACCGGGAATGTCAGCCTTAGTTCATAGATTACTTTCGCTTTATCTTGTTTGGTGATTTTCCCTTGCTTTGAACTAAGGCATTCAACTTTTTTAAATACTCATTCTCCATTCGTAATTGTTCCACTTCGGCCTGTAAAGCTTCGACAGTATCATCTTTTGAAGACTCGTTATTTCGTTTCTTTTGGGATTCTTTTTTCATGGATGGACGCCCCTTATTCTTAGAAGTGAGGGCGTCTACTCCACCTTTTTCAAAAAGGATCCTCCAAGCTCTTATCGTTGATGGAGAGGAGATGTTGAAAATTACAGCCGTTTCATTTGGTGACGTCCCATTATCACTCATGTAATTTAGTACATCCAGTTTAAACTGTAAGGTGTAATTTGTGTAGTTTTTCTTCATTAAACTTTCTATGCCATGAACTTGATATTGCTTTACCCAGTTCATCACTACGCTTACAGATGTTCCAATTGACCTTTCGATTGATATATAACTTTCTCCGCCTTCTAAATACCGTTTAACAGCCGCTAATTTATAATCAAGCGTATACTTCGTCATAGAAAAACTGCACCTCCAATAGTTGGATTGTGTCCAACAATTGGGGTGCAGTTCAAAATTGAGCGCTTTTTAGCGTAATATTCTACTATTCTTATTGAACTAAAGCACCCGTTAGTTGAAGAACATCGTACATTAGTTTTCCGTTTCTTTTTCGTCTCTCTCTTTGATATATCTTTCGTACGCATCTTTCACCTTGTCATTACTATTAGGTGGGACTACTTGTTTATGGACTTCACTAATTAAAATAAATGACCTAAAGATGACTCCAACAATAATTGCACATAAGATATAAAATCCAATAGGACCGAGGAATGCCAAGATACCTAAAAGCCCAGCTAATAGAATGGATAACAATAACTTCACAAAAATCCCCCCTTAATCTGACTACCTGTACTGTATTCCACTTAAAGCCCCGATTGTTGACTATAACTTAAGAAACACTCTTCAACTAACCTGCCCCGTTAGTCAAATAAGAAAAAATGCTGCACCCGTTAGTTAAATAATATTTTTAATCCAAGTCAGCATTCGAAGAACTTGGAATGGTTCAAACCAAGTAACTAAAAATAATATTACGAAAAAAGTAGTAAGTGATATATATTTTACACTTCCTTTTTCTTTTTTAGAGATAGCAATAAAACTAAATACAGCCCCTAATAATATTAAAATAACTCCAGTTAGTACAATAGGTTCAACATAATCATCTATAAACCAGTTTAATATAAAGAAAATAAGCCCTATAAATAAAAAGACTATTGAACTCACACTGAATAGCTTCATACGTACACCCCTATTAGTTTAATTATTATTATGACTTTAACAATTCATAAATGTTCCAATTCCCATACTAACCTATTCCTTCTAAGCAGGGCAATAATCTTCAAGTAAAGCACCCGTTAGTTGAATTAGGAATCAATAGAATTTGCTATCTGAACGAGTATTTCAGGGGTTACTTTATCAGATACATCTGCATCAACACTAAACATATATTGCCAATTATCTCTTTCGAAGACTAACATATTAAAACCAAATTTCAGGTCGTCAATATATGTTGCAGTAGTTCCATTTTTCATCTTAAAGACTTTTGATTTATATTTTCCAATTGTAATTTTATGCTGTATAGGTCGAACATCGATTTTGAAATGATGGTCAGGTAATTGGTCACTTATGAATTTGACTTCCAACGTATCGTTTATCTCGCCATCCAGATTACTAAACCTACCAAAGTAATGAGTAAAGCTAATTGGGGGTACTCTTGTCGGTAATTTAAGATCCTGGTTCATATGATGTTCAAAATCGTTTACTGCAGCAGCCACCGATTTGTACCCTATTTCAGGAAATAATTCCTCAAAAGATTTAGGAGTATCGTTCCGTTTTGCATTTACTGTTCCAACATACAACCCGTAAATGAATACACCAAATAGAACCAAAACCAATAGGAGAGGTTTACTTTTATCCAAATTCATCACCCTAAATTATATTTAGGTTTAGTTTATCCTGTTCAGTTACAATCATTCCTTATTCAACTAAACTGCCTCGTTAGTTCAATAAGAATTAATCACCCCAGCAACTCAACGATCTTCAAGTAGAAAGCACCCGTTAGCTTAATAAGAATCAAACGCAAGCTAATCCACTTCGTAAGGTTATTAGCTATTGTATTGAATTCCACCTTACCGTAAAGTCTCAAACTTTTTCGTTTTAGCATTGAATTCTATCGTTTCAGGTTGTTGTTCTTCTCCTAAAAGAGTGATTAGAGCAATATCATTACTTTTCCAATCAATAGAGACATTCGAAGGATTGAGTCTACCTCCGTCGTTTGATATCAATCGATTAGTATATCTCCATCCACTTCTTATTAGAACCTTTGATGAACCAAAGAAAAATGCTGACCCCTTTTCTACTACTTTGACTTTGTGTTTGCCATCAGGAGAAACACTGGAAACAAGCATTGTCTCTTGAAACTTCATATCATATAAAAAAATCCCTGGTCCCAACAAAAGAATTACTGTAAAAATAAGGCATCCCCATTTTTTTTGCTCCTTAGTATTCAATTTTTCACCACTTTCACAAGACAATTCTTTTCCATCTTACTTCGATCCTAATAATCTCATCGCCTTGTTCAACTAAACTGCTGCGTTAGTTGAAGAACACCATTTCGTAATCTTCAATATATTTTAACACATTTTTCTCATCTTCCTTCTATATTTTTCTTTCCAATATCCAATTAGTAAGTGTTTTAACAAGTGAATTAGCAAAGGCACATAAATTTATGTGCTCTTGTTAATCCCTGTGCTAATTGCGGTTCCATTTCGTCTATATAAATCACCTAAACGTTGATATAACAACAAAAACGGGGACACCAATTCATATGCGAATTGTGTCCCAAATGCTGTGTTTTTTATTGTTTTCTCCCCATCAACCGAACCCGTTAATAAACAAGTAGTGGCTTTTCTATCTTAAGACGGTTATCTTTTGGAATCCTAACATGGTAAAATAGACGTATATTATATGATACAGGCAGACCCTGAATGGACACGACTAATATCGTGTTCTTTCGGGGTCTTTTTAACTTGAACAGGAATGAAAATCTCGACCATACCTAGCAAAAGAAATCCTTCCCAGCACAAGATAGACTCGTGTGTAAAGGAGGGACTGTCGTTGAATTTGAACGCCGAGACAAACAATTAAAAGGGATTGTGGTGTCGATTCAAGAGAACTCCGTTATGGTGGAAGTTGATATAAAGACACAAAAACATTTAGACGGACTTTAAGGACAAGCTCATTAACATGCCATCTATATAAATACCCCCAATACCCCCGTAGAACTTTTAAGTGCAAGATGATGATGTTTAGATAGGGGGTGTAAGGAATCCCACTTGTCCCCATTACCCCCAGTGCAATATTGGGGGTAATGGGGGTAAGTGTTCTTTCTGTTTACCCCCGTATAAGTAATCATTAGAGCGGCTTTAATCTCTTAAAGGGGGTAATGGGGGTATCATCTTTGGCTTTTAAGTAAAACAGGATTGATACTGATAATGTTCTTGCTCCCAGCTAACTCATTTCTGATGTAATGCATTTCTTCAAGGATATTTAGTATATTCCTTAGCTCTTGTGTATTTTTGAACTTTCTTTTTACTAACTGTTGCAATTCCCTAAAGGCGATAGATCCTTCTCCTTTAGAGCAATCTAAAATTCGTCTTAATATATATTTGGTATCTTCTTCGTTTTTGTCGGCCCCCATTATTCCGAATGCCTGTTCAGCATGCGAGATAAAATAATCCCTTAAAATATTCGCCCTATATAAGGTTTCTACATCGATTGTTAATGGTACCTCTTCAATTCCATTCGAAATATTATCCGCGATGTGAAATAATGCAGCAATACGTATTATTTGGCCAGTTAACTTTCCGATCCATCCTTGGAAACTTTCATGGATATCCTGATTTCTTAGCATGGCCTCTCTTTCTTTCTCCAAATGCAGCATATATTCAAATGCCTTTTTATCAAATGTCAATTTTTTTAGCGAGTTGAGTGGATTATGGTGACTTTCTTTTTTTTCTTGGCCATCCTGAATCATATGGTACTCCAATAATTTCTGAACATTGGAGTAGTATAAATTCTCGACATGATCTTCTACTTCCTTTGGATTTTCCGATCTATATCCCAATGTAGATGTAGGTAGTGCGTATAGAAACCTTTGCGTTAAGCCCCTGTTGCTAAAGTTTTTCGGCAAATTTTCTATAACTGACGATTGTACGAATAATCCTATTGTTAATCGTGGTTTTTGTAATACGACAGATTCTCGTAACATTCTGTCTATGGCAGTGTAATCAGCCGAAAAAGCTTTTAAGTATATATCCAAATTTTGTTTACCATATCTTCCGCTCATCATTTCAAATGCCTCAGCACCCTCTGATGACAATATAGCTATTCTTTCACCATGCTCTTGCATTAATTCCGCTAGTTTTTCGGGTGTTGCGTCTGCTGTAATAAAACGTGGCCTAATTAAATCTCCTTCCTCTGATAGCTCTTCTGATATTTTGGTTGCTTCTTCTAATATCTCCGGTTCCCCTTTTTTTGAATACTCTGCTTCCAGAAAAGCTAAGCGGCTCTCCTTCAATTTTCGTTTTACATTCTTCTCGGCAATAATTGATTTCGTTCGTTCGGCTTCAATTCTTTCGAATTCGGTAATCGGTGAAGTAAACCTATTAAATACAGCACTTTTCCTATTTGCTGGACCTAATGCAACGACAGTATAAGTGTTTAATGTTTCGGTCCATCCTTTTCGTGGAGAAACAATAAACTTATCAGACAAAACTGTTGATAATACTGCTATACTTGCCATTGCGGATGCATCAGGAGGGGTTTGCGATTCTTCTGCCACTCCATGGATAAAGTTTTTAATCCAATAGGGGAAAACCTCTGTTTCGATTTTTGGCAAATTTCGATTGTTAAAATCGATGGGTACTTCCCATTCTTTTATTTTTTCAAAGCTTTGGTTGGACAATTCTATAATGTTGCTGTAGTTCATTTAATATCACTTCGACGTGCGAT
The sequence above is drawn from the Sporosarcina luteola genome and encodes:
- a CDS encoding YolD-like family protein, which encodes MKVNGEIKDRGRIKWTALMLPEHLTELRDWYAEDAHTEQPELTEWNLAAIQDEIEIAYKRKCETLIKTWRDNRIVEYQGIVETIDLYNKSILLADSIGDFRLSIEHIISAQCID
- a CDS encoding abortive infection family protein translates to MAELNCIEKMRLEKLLEMGSGYVLNFSDRTFSDFVWETVGKDIYEQQYAFNGNSKAKRLRAFWEIESNYTVSILLKALIEYWREIQREDITIEDATWTLRDDCWKIAVNLGEDGVSEHVDHLVAVAAEEMDFTLLAKTIRDSIEKNEPGIALDRLHTYVVKYLRKLCQKHGIATGKDKPLHSIFGEYIKLIDEQGHIETEMTRRILKTSISLLDAFNPVRNDKTFAHDNPLLNYDESMLIFKNISALILFVESIEKEMNEQSKYDLPF
- a CDS encoding lysozyme inhibitor LprI family protein is translated as MKDFIDYYEVLGVSPRASTELIKKAYRIAAKQSHPDTGGSESDFIILQTAYETLIDDTLRGRYDEIYKVAHSKEDREDINREQQDSGKQYQSDKSGTKSAADMHAESEPHAKIRKPIWKYVASGFVLLTIIAKIYSNVSDPDANDQMPTYNYELWNYHQVIDDEKSKTNKDENTFLIENSKDINQTGNTKEKALNNLSEEYSHGPYSFYVSDFYRIEQEQALGAKVWEIGSDIEILEFAKQEFQVWDDKLNEIYQILREQLPQNVFNSLRESQRQWIVTRDKIAEEAAFDFKGGSWEHAVYDTSRAEETRKRCYWLVTNYLVDE
- a CDS encoding tyrosine-type recombinase/integrase; the protein is MERSGNVVYARDFENRKRHAEQEQKIFEIENHIPDGYQSDIRMYQKYCEETHQGETPQSFLDYLFISVTEEAVKKNTWEKRVVALRKYFTIEHGIQFDETVQSKIAITRKLYREEGRERLVRETGKTPVDIEELLHVIDRLDTRAKAICLVNLDTANRPNEMVNLQVQDFYLDGRYVSVHLRKQEKWHNKRLQPSTVEAIQAYINEYGLQPYDHFVGSRRKDGKFEGVKISETAYRKQLRKWTGYTPYNFRKTLVAFMHSSGADLSTIAKQTGHQSLETLDKHYLTVSDTTVDKFMRYKK
- a CDS encoding IS3 family transposase (programmed frameshift) yields the protein MTKYTLDYKLAAVKRYLEGGESYISIERSIGTSVSVVMNWVKQYQVHGIESLMKKNYTNYTLQFKLDVLNYMSDNGTSPNETAVIFNISSPSTIRAWRILFEKGGVDALTSKNKGRPSMKKESQKKRNNESSKDDTVEALQAEVEQLRMENEYFKKVECLSSKQGKITKQDKAKVIYELRLTFPVKALIKLAGIPRSTYYYWIDQFNRPDKDAELKVMIQSIYHEHKGRYGYRRIKDELENKGYKVNHKKVQRIMKELGLKCVVRMKKYRSYKGQVGKIAPNVLDRDFNAEKPNQKWVTDITEFKLFGEKLYLSPILDLFNGEIITYTLGSRPTYSLVSDMLEKSFERLKDEDELILHSDQGWHYQMKQYRHALKEHGIIQSMSRKGNCYDNAVIENFFGIMKSEFLYLNEFESVDHFKKELEEYMNYYNNKRIKSKLKGKSPVQYRTLAQRAA
- a CDS encoding ATP-dependent Lon protease, producing the protein MKLLLSILLAGLLGILAFLGPIGFYILCAIIVGVIFRSFILISEVHKQVVPPNSNDKVKDAYERYIKERDEKETEN
- a CDS encoding DUF2187 family protein encodes the protein MCKGGTVVEFERRDKQLKGIVVSIQENSVMVEVDIKTQKHLDGL
- a CDS encoding YfjI family protein — its product is MNYSNIIELSNQSFEKIKEWEVPIDFNNRNLPKIETEVFPYWIKNFIHGVAEESQTPPDASAMASIAVLSTVLSDKFIVSPRKGWTETLNTYTVVALGPANRKSAVFNRFTSPITEFERIEAERTKSIIAEKNVKRKLKESRLAFLEAEYSKKGEPEILEEATKISEELSEEGDLIRPRFITADATPEKLAELMQEHGERIAILSSEGAEAFEMMSGRYGKQNLDIYLKAFSADYTAIDRMLRESVVLQKPRLTIGLFVQSSVIENLPKNFSNRGLTQRFLYALPTSTLGYRSENPKEVEDHVENLYYSNVQKLLEYHMIQDGQEKKESHHNPLNSLKKLTFDKKAFEYMLHLEKEREAMLRNQDIHESFQGWIGKLTGQIIRIAALFHIADNISNGIEEVPLTIDVETLYRANILRDYFISHAEQAFGIMGADKNEEDTKYILRRILDCSKGEGSIAFRELQQLVKRKFKNTQELRNILNILEEMHYIRNELAGSKNIISINPVLLKSQR